In a single window of the Pandoraea pulmonicola genome:
- a CDS encoding iron transporter, with protein MRVKSLVAAVLLAGAATMAQAAEYPIGKPLNVAGMEINSVYLQPVTMEPAGMMRDAKASDIHLEADIHAIAKNPNGYAEGDWIPGLEITYKLKKVDGTKVIEGLLMPMVATDGPHYGDNVKLDGPGKYTLTMVVNAPGTLAEFGCKMGAGAPAAGAHAAHGGMGPWCFGRHVDKETGVGPWFKPITKTSEFVFVGVGKKGGY; from the coding sequence ATGCGCGTGAAATCCCTCGTGGCAGCGGTGCTGCTTGCCGGTGCGGCCACTATGGCGCAGGCCGCCGAGTATCCGATCGGCAAACCGCTGAATGTGGCGGGTATGGAAATCAACTCCGTCTATCTCCAGCCGGTCACGATGGAACCGGCCGGCATGATGCGCGACGCCAAGGCGTCGGACATCCACCTCGAGGCCGACATTCACGCCATTGCCAAGAACCCGAACGGCTACGCCGAAGGCGACTGGATTCCGGGGCTGGAAATCACCTACAAGCTGAAAAAGGTCGACGGCACGAAGGTCATCGAAGGTCTGCTGATGCCGATGGTCGCGACCGACGGCCCGCACTACGGCGACAACGTCAAGCTCGACGGTCCGGGCAAGTACACGCTGACGATGGTCGTGAACGCGCCGGGTACGCTCGCCGAGTTCGGTTGCAAGATGGGCGCGGGCGCGCCGGCAGCGGGCGCTCACGCGGCGCACGGCGGCATGGGCCCGTGGTGCTTCGGTCGCCACGTCGACAAGGAAACGGGCGTGGGCCCGTGGTTCAAGCCGATCACGAAG
- a CDS encoding Lrp/AsnC family transcriptional regulator, producing MTLSSTSLDELDRNLLALLRVNARESTANLARRLGVARTTVLARLGRLERAGVIAGYTVRLGQDAAGGGLQACVGISVQPRSGRDVMRRLNKMPEIHLLCSVSGEFDYVAWLHAASADQLDALLDTIGEIDGVTRTTTSVVLARKIDRGGVLP from the coding sequence ATGACGCTGTCCTCCACTTCGCTCGACGAACTCGACCGCAATCTGCTCGCGCTGCTGCGCGTGAACGCGCGCGAGAGCACCGCCAATCTGGCGCGCCGTCTTGGCGTGGCGCGCACGACGGTGCTCGCGCGCCTCGGCCGCCTGGAGCGTGCGGGCGTCATCGCCGGCTACACCGTGCGGCTGGGGCAGGATGCCGCCGGCGGCGGTCTGCAGGCCTGCGTGGGCATCAGCGTGCAACCGCGCTCGGGGCGCGACGTGATGCGACGCCTGAACAAGATGCCGGAAATTCATCTGCTGTGCTCGGTGAGCGGCGAGTTCGATTACGTCGCCTGGCTGCATGCGGCCTCGGCCGATCAACTCGACGCGCTGCTCGACACCATCGGCGAAATCGATGGCGTGACCCGCACGACGACGTCGGTGGTGCTCGCGCGCAAGATCGACCGGGGCGGCGTGCTGCCGTGA
- a CDS encoding amino acid ABC transporter permease gives MHFSFNFAPLLPYWPVFLEGAWLTLKMTVLAVVIGTAAGTLVAFAKRSRRRWLSRLCGIYIESVRNTPFLVQIFLLYFGLASIGVHMPTFAAAVIAMVINIGAYAAEIIRAGLEAVPRGQIEAAECLGLSKWRIAWHVMLQPSIEKVYPALTTQFILMMQASAMASQISAEELTAVANTVQSDTFRSLETYIVVAALYLVLSLLVKLVAWAAGEYFFKRRRTVRRAAAQTAQAARRRAAASRAAAQAGPDASGTNPAQRSAS, from the coding sequence ATGCATTTCTCGTTCAATTTCGCCCCGCTGCTGCCTTATTGGCCGGTTTTCCTGGAAGGTGCGTGGCTCACGTTGAAGATGACCGTGCTGGCCGTGGTCATCGGCACGGCAGCGGGCACGCTGGTCGCGTTCGCCAAGCGCAGCCGCCGTCGCTGGCTCTCGCGCCTGTGCGGCATCTACATCGAATCGGTGCGCAACACACCGTTCCTCGTGCAGATTTTCCTGTTGTACTTCGGGCTGGCCAGCATCGGCGTGCACATGCCGACGTTCGCCGCCGCCGTCATCGCCATGGTGATCAATATCGGCGCATACGCGGCCGAGATCATTCGTGCGGGTCTGGAGGCGGTGCCGCGCGGGCAGATCGAAGCGGCCGAGTGTCTCGGCCTGTCGAAGTGGCGCATCGCGTGGCATGTGATGCTGCAGCCGTCCATCGAGAAGGTCTATCCGGCGCTCACCACGCAGTTCATTCTGATGATGCAGGCCTCGGCCATGGCCTCGCAGATTTCCGCCGAAGAACTCACGGCCGTGGCCAACACGGTGCAGTCGGACACCTTCCGTTCGCTCGAGACGTACATCGTGGTCGCGGCGCTGTACCTCGTGCTTTCGCTGCTCGTGAAGCTCGTGGCTTGGGCCGCGGGCGAGTACTTCTTCAAACGCCGCCGCACCGTGCGACGCGCGGCAGCGCAAACCGCGCAGGCAGCACGCCGACGCGCCGCTGCCTCGCGCGCCGCGGCGCAAGCCGGCCCCGACGCCTCGGGAACCAACCCTGCGCAACGGAGCGCGTCATGA
- a CDS encoding amino acid ABC transporter permease gives MIGNFTWTYFGYLVLSIGWTLVLSLIAFVLGSAGGFLVMLARISPRRWLRLPAQVFIEAIQGIPLLILLFIVYFGLSVYGFELPAIVAAALALMVYTSAYLGDIWRGCVEAMPRAQWEAAECLSFSRWQTLRLVIIPQAVRLSLPPTIGFLVQIIKMTSLASVIGFVELTRAGQIINNSIFQPFLVFSLVGVFYFLLCYPLSRWSSLLEDRLNVGNR, from the coding sequence ATGATCGGCAACTTTACCTGGACCTATTTCGGCTATCTGGTGCTGTCCATCGGCTGGACGCTGGTGCTCTCGCTCATCGCCTTCGTTCTCGGCAGCGCGGGCGGCTTCCTGGTGATGCTCGCGCGCATCTCGCCGCGCCGCTGGCTGCGTCTGCCGGCACAGGTATTCATCGAGGCGATTCAGGGCATTCCGCTGCTGATCCTGCTGTTCATCGTCTACTTCGGCCTGTCGGTCTACGGCTTCGAGTTGCCCGCCATCGTGGCCGCCGCCCTCGCGCTGATGGTCTACACGAGCGCCTACCTCGGCGACATCTGGCGCGGCTGCGTGGAAGCCATGCCGCGCGCGCAATGGGAGGCGGCGGAATGCCTGTCGTTCTCGCGCTGGCAGACGCTGCGGCTCGTGATCATCCCGCAGGCGGTGCGCCTGTCGCTGCCGCCGACCATCGGTTTTCTGGTGCAGATCATCAAGATGACGTCGCTCGCGTCGGTGATCGGCTTCGTGGAGCTCACCCGCGCGGGACAGATCATCAACAACTCGATATTCCAGCCCTTCCTCGTGTTCTCGCTGGTGGGGGTGTTCTATTTCCTGCTGTGCTACCCGCTCTCGCGCTGGAGCTCGCTACTCGAGGACAGGCTCAATGTCGGCAATCGTTAA
- a CDS encoding amino acid ABC transporter ATP-binding protein — MSAIVKVSQIHKRFGDNPVLKGVSFEVERGKMVAIIGASGSGKSTALRCIDRLETIDDGSIEVCGIRVEDPHVDLHQLRREVGIVFQSYNLFPHLSVRENIMLALRHVKRMPRGEAEDVAKRVLAQVGLSDKADSYPEQLSGGQQQRVAIARSLAMSPKVMLFDEVTSALDPQLTGEVLRVMEDLAADGMTMLLVTHEMAFAKRVADQIIYMHQGKVWEVGPGEMLDNPQTPELRAFLANGL; from the coding sequence ATGTCGGCAATCGTTAAGGTCAGTCAGATTCACAAGCGCTTCGGCGACAACCCCGTGCTCAAGGGCGTGTCGTTCGAAGTGGAGCGCGGCAAGATGGTGGCGATCATCGGCGCGAGCGGCTCGGGCAAGAGCACCGCACTGCGCTGCATCGACCGCCTGGAGACCATCGACGACGGCTCCATCGAAGTGTGCGGCATTCGCGTGGAAGATCCGCATGTCGACTTGCATCAACTGCGACGCGAAGTGGGCATCGTCTTCCAGAGCTACAACCTGTTTCCACACCTGAGCGTGCGCGAAAACATCATGCTAGCGCTGCGTCACGTCAAGCGCATGCCGCGCGGCGAAGCGGAGGACGTCGCCAAGCGAGTGCTTGCACAGGTGGGACTCTCGGACAAGGCCGACAGCTACCCGGAACAGCTCTCGGGCGGTCAGCAGCAGCGCGTGGCGATTGCGCGCTCGCTCGCCATGTCGCCGAAGGTCATGCTGTTCGACGAGGTGACGTCCGCGCTCGATCCGCAACTCACCGGCGAAGTCCTGCGCGTGATGGAAGACCTCGCCGCCGACGGCATGACGATGCTGCTCGTCACGCACGAAATGGCGTTTGCCAAGCGCGTGGCCGATCAGATCATCTACATGCATCAGGGCAAGGTGTGGGAAGTCGGTCCGGGCGAAATGCTCGACAACCCGCAAACGCCCGAACTGCGCGCGTTCCTCGCGAACGGGCTGTAA
- a CDS encoding transporter substrate-binding domain-containing protein, producing the protein MKLKTLFTQACAAVLLGAMAHTALADQLDDIRKAGKIRVAIAMGTPLYSYADANLKPVGSDVETAELLAKDLGVKLDIVSVTNAARVPTLQANRADIVVADLSITPERAQVVDFSVPYAVISIIVGGPKSIAIKGYEDLNGKRIGLTRATVNDTLTTQNAKGAQIVRYEDDATLITSMVTGQVDIFSSTPSNLGEMQKRAPDKNLELKFAQKEFDLGIALNKNQPALKDWINNWVKANLKNGKLNAIYKKYHGRDLPESVTKAAA; encoded by the coding sequence ATGAAACTCAAGACGCTCTTCACGCAGGCCTGCGCCGCCGTTCTGCTCGGCGCGATGGCGCACACGGCGCTGGCCGATCAGCTCGACGACATCAGGAAGGCGGGCAAGATTCGCGTGGCCATCGCGATGGGCACGCCGCTGTACTCGTATGCCGACGCCAATCTGAAGCCCGTCGGCTCGGACGTGGAGACGGCCGAGTTGCTGGCGAAGGATCTGGGGGTGAAGCTCGACATCGTGTCCGTCACCAACGCCGCGCGCGTGCCCACGCTGCAGGCCAATCGCGCCGACATCGTGGTCGCCGACTTGTCGATCACGCCCGAGCGTGCGCAGGTGGTCGACTTCTCGGTGCCGTACGCCGTCATCTCGATCATCGTGGGCGGGCCCAAGAGCATCGCCATCAAGGGTTACGAAGATCTGAACGGCAAGCGCATCGGCCTCACGCGCGCGACCGTCAACGACACGCTGACCACGCAGAACGCCAAGGGTGCGCAGATCGTGCGCTATGAGGACGACGCCACGCTGATCACGTCGATGGTGACCGGCCAGGTGGATATCTTCTCGAGCACGCCGTCGAACCTGGGCGAGATGCAGAAGCGCGCGCCGGACAAGAACCTCGAGTTGAAATTCGCGCAGAAGGAGTTCGACCTGGGCATCGCGCTGAACAAGAACCAGCCCGCGCTCAAGGACTGGATCAACAACTGGGTGAAGGCCAATCTCAAGAACGGCAAGCTCAATGCCATCTACAAGAAATACCACGGACGCGATCTGCCCGAGAGCGTGACGAAGGCCGCTGCGTAA
- a CDS encoding c-type cytochrome, whose translation MTSLPCADSTLLPDHAPLVARSNRIARSRHAALGTLALALTAFVAPATAAGDIEAGKTLFASRCASCHSVGPMAASGFGPQLNGIANRHAGSLTDFEYSKAMKQSGIVWDDKTLAAFIANPGKIVPGTKMRFWGIGNERKVADLIAYLHTFK comes from the coding sequence ATGACTTCCCTGCCCTGCGCCGATTCGACCTTATTGCCTGACCACGCACCTCTCGTCGCGCGAAGCAATCGCATCGCTCGCTCCCGCCATGCCGCACTCGGCACACTGGCGCTTGCACTGACGGCATTCGTCGCACCGGCAACCGCTGCCGGCGACATCGAAGCGGGCAAGACGCTGTTCGCATCGCGCTGCGCGTCGTGCCACTCGGTCGGCCCGATGGCGGCATCGGGCTTTGGGCCGCAGCTCAACGGCATCGCGAATCGCCACGCTGGCAGCCTGACCGACTTCGAGTATTCGAAAGCGATGAAGCAATCGGGCATCGTCTGGGACGACAAGACCCTCGCCGCCTTCATCGCCAACCCCGGCAAGATAGTGCCCGGCACCAAGATGCGCTTCTGGGGCATTGGCAACGAACGCAAGGTCGCCGACCTCATCGCCTATCTGCATACGTTCAAGTGA
- a CDS encoding CopD family protein, whose translation MIYLAIKALHIASVMTFVAGAMMLAWCVTVDNLVLLRAARRWDQRVTTPALALVWITGPAIAVAGHWFGAVWLMVKLVLVVGLSALHGVLAGTLRRMERGGDTPRAPVLRYAAPAAIATALAIVVLAVLKPV comes from the coding sequence ATGATCTACCTCGCGATCAAGGCGCTGCATATTGCGTCGGTGATGACCTTCGTGGCCGGGGCGATGATGCTCGCCTGGTGTGTGACGGTGGACAATCTCGTGCTCCTGCGCGCCGCTCGTCGCTGGGATCAGCGAGTGACCACGCCGGCGCTCGCGCTCGTATGGATCACGGGGCCGGCGATCGCGGTCGCGGGGCACTGGTTCGGCGCCGTCTGGCTGATGGTCAAGCTGGTGCTGGTGGTGGGGCTGTCGGCGCTGCACGGCGTATTGGCCGGCACGCTGCGGCGCATGGAACGCGGGGGCGATACGCCTCGCGCGCCGGTCTTGCGGTACGCCGCACCCGCTGCAATCGCCACGGCGCTGGCGATCGTCGTTCTGGCCGTGTTGAAGCCCGTTTAG
- a CDS encoding DUF3817 domain-containing protein, whose protein sequence is MDTDTNSLRNLRLMAAVEATTLVLLVCIAVPLKHLGGMPVAVKWLGPVHGVAFVAYLWMVFGVAASGGWKRSEVVRLVISAMIPFCGFTSVVWLGRKQAAQ, encoded by the coding sequence ATGGACACCGATACGAATTCCCTGCGAAATCTCCGCCTCATGGCGGCTGTCGAGGCGACGACCCTCGTGTTGCTGGTCTGCATCGCCGTGCCGCTCAAGCATCTGGGCGGAATGCCCGTCGCCGTCAAATGGCTGGGGCCGGTGCACGGCGTCGCCTTTGTCGCCTATCTCTGGATGGTGTTCGGCGTGGCGGCGAGCGGGGGATGGAAGCGCTCGGAAGTTGTCCGGCTCGTAATCTCCGCGATGATTCCGTTCTGCGGCTTCACCAGCGTCGTGTGGCTCGGTCGCAAGCAGGCAGCCCAATGA
- a CDS encoding GlxA family transcriptional regulator, whose amino-acid sequence MHTVAVLLLPGFVAFDMTIPGEIFSRVEAPGVGRPYRVSLCAETRRVENEFFRAEIEHGLDCLAQADTIVVPGIIDLDAPVSPKVLTTLRDAAARGARLASICSGAFVLAAAGLLDGRRATTHWLAAAELVRRYPAIEVDPAVLFVDEGDVLTSAGAAAGIDLCLHLVRRDYGAAAAADAARLAVVPLARDGGQAQFIRHDTPMPPPSLQPLLEWIRRQLKAPLTLDAIARHAHTSTRTLSRRFVAETGMPPLQWVLAARVRRAQELLETTDLSIEAVAHEVGFGSATSLREHFRRIAGTSPVQYRKSFASTLRRA is encoded by the coding sequence ATGCATACGGTTGCGGTGCTTCTGCTCCCCGGCTTCGTCGCTTTCGACATGACGATCCCCGGTGAGATTTTTTCGCGGGTCGAGGCGCCGGGCGTCGGTCGACCCTATCGGGTGTCGCTGTGCGCCGAGACGCGACGCGTCGAAAACGAATTCTTCCGTGCCGAAATCGAGCACGGGCTGGACTGCCTTGCGCAGGCGGACACGATCGTCGTGCCTGGCATCATCGATCTCGACGCGCCGGTCTCCCCGAAAGTGCTGACGACGTTGCGCGATGCGGCAGCGCGTGGCGCGAGGTTGGCCTCGATATGTTCCGGAGCGTTCGTGCTTGCCGCTGCCGGCCTGCTCGACGGCAGACGAGCCACGACACACTGGCTGGCGGCGGCGGAGTTGGTGCGGCGCTACCCGGCGATCGAGGTCGACCCCGCCGTGTTGTTTGTCGACGAGGGGGACGTGCTGACGTCGGCGGGTGCGGCGGCGGGAATCGACTTGTGCCTGCACCTCGTGCGCCGCGACTACGGAGCGGCGGCGGCGGCCGATGCCGCCCGCCTTGCGGTAGTGCCGCTCGCGCGAGATGGCGGGCAGGCACAGTTCATTCGTCACGACACGCCCATGCCGCCGCCGTCCTTGCAGCCGCTTCTCGAGTGGATTCGACGGCAGTTGAAGGCACCGCTAACGCTCGACGCCATCGCGCGTCACGCCCATACCAGCACACGGACGCTGAGCCGGCGGTTCGTCGCCGAAACGGGAATGCCACCGCTTCAGTGGGTGCTTGCGGCGCGCGTGCGGCGCGCTCAGGAGTTGTTGGAGACGACGGATCTGTCGATCGAGGCAGTTGCGCACGAAGTCGGCTTCGGATCGGCAACGTCGTTGCGCGAGCACTTCCGCCGTATCGCCGGGACGTCACCGGTCCAGTACCGCAAGAGTTTCGCATCGACGCTCCGCCGCGCTTAG